In Raphanus sativus cultivar WK10039 chromosome 5, ASM80110v3, whole genome shotgun sequence, the following proteins share a genomic window:
- the LOC108862477 gene encoding serine decarboxylase, whose amino-acid sequence MVGPLESDQTIFDMSGKIEILSDDFDPTAVVTEPLPSPVTNGGGGEREMVMGRNVHTTCLAVTEPESNDEFTGDKEAYMASVLARYRKTLVERTKYHLGYPYNLDFDYGALGQLQHFSINNLGDPFIESNYGVHSRPFEVGVLDWFARLWEIERDDYWGYITNCGTEGNLHGILVGREMLPDGILYASTESHYSVFKAARMYRMECEKVDTLISGEIDCDDLRRKLLANKDKPAILNVNIGTTVKGAVDDLDLVIKTLEECGFSHDRFYIHCDGALFGLMMPFVKRAPKVTFNKPIGSVSVSGHKFVGCPMPCGVQITRMKHIKVLSSNVEYLASRDATIMGSRNGHAPLFLWYTLNRKGYKGFQKEVQKCLRNAHYLKDRLRESGISAMLNELSSTVVFERPKDEEFVRRWQLACQGDIAHVVVMPSVTIEKLDHFVKDLVEHRSIWCKDGSQTPCLAKDVGANNCVCPAHK is encoded by the exons ATGGTTGGACCTCTGGAATCTGATCAAACAATCTTCGACATGTCTGGAAAAATCGAAATACTGTCCGATGATTTCGATCCGACCGCTGTAGTCACCGAACCGTTACCATCCCCGGTAACaaacggaggaggaggagaaagagAAATGGTTATGGGGAGGAATGTGCACACGACGTGTCTCGCCGTGACAGAACCGGAGTCAAACGACGAGTTCACGGGAGACAAGGAAGCTTACATGGCTAGCGTTCTCGCTCGTTACCGCAAAACTTTGGTTGAACGAACCAAATATCATCTag GTTATCCATATAACTTGGATTTCGACTACGGTGCGCTTGGGCAGTTACAGCATTTCTCAATTAACAACCTGGGAGATCCGTTTATCGAAAGCAACTATGGAGTGCACTCTAGGCCTTTCGAGGTTGGCGTCTTGGATTGGTTTGCTCGTCTCTGGGAGATTGAGAGAGATGACTATTGGGGTTACATCACCAACTGTGGTACTGAAGGAAACCTTCACGGCATCTTAGTTGG gaGAGAGATGTTACCTGATGGGATTCTGTATGCTTCGACCGAATCTCATTACTCTGTGTTTAAAGCTGCTCGTATGTATCGAATGGAATGCGAGAAGGTTGATACGCTTATCTCTGGGGAGATTGACTGTGATGATCTCAGACGAAAGCTGTTGGCTAACAAAGATAAACCCGCCATTCTTAATGTTAACATAG GTACAACGGTTAAAGGAGCCGTTGATGATCTCGACCTTGTTATCAAAACTCTTGAAGAGTGTGGGTTCTCACATGACAGGTTCTATATTCACTGCGATGGCGCTCTCTTTGGACTTATGATGCCTTTTGTCAAACGT gCACCAAAAGTCACGTTCAATAAACCGATAGGGAGTGTGAGTGTGTCGGGCCACAAATTCGTCGGGTGTCCAATGCCTTGTGGTGTTCAGATAACAAGAATGAAACACATCAAAGTCCTATCCAGCAACGTTGAGTACCTGGCGTCAAGGGATGCGACAATCATGGGAAGCAGAAACGGACATGCTCCTCTGTTCCTTTGGTACACTCTTAACCGCAAAGGCTACAAAGGATTCCAGAAAGAAGTTCAGAAGTGCCTGAGAAACGCCCATTACCTTAAAGACAGACTCCGTGAATCTGGGATCAGCGCCATGCTCAACGAGCTTAGCAGCACCGTTGTCTTTGAAAGGCCCAAGGATGAAGAGTTCGTTAGGAGGTGGCAGCTTGCTTGCCAAGGCGATATAGCTCATGTGGTGGTGATGCCGAGCGTTACAATCGAGAAGCTCGATCATTTTGTGAAAGACCTGGTCGAACACAGATCGATCTGGTGTAAGGACGGATCTCAAACACCATGCCTTGCAAAGGATGTAGGTGCCAACAACTGCGTCTGTCCAGCTCACAAGTGA